From a region of the Microcoleus sp. bin38.metabat.b11b12b14.051 genome:
- a CDS encoding DUF2079 domain-containing protein, with the protein MKFKPLDSWNSQTGLRQVTILATIFFIVVLIFSIIRYESLLSTYDHGLFNQVFWNSVHGNFFQSSMSSAASSASLMDRQLSYPSYIHLGQHFVIDFLIWMPIYALFPSPITLIVLQVALIAAAGIVLYFLARHYLSVPVSVMIVASYYGANGVIGPTLGNFYEHCQIPLFIFSLLLALEKQRWSLFWLFALLTLGTREDAGISLFGIGAYLIVSRRYPRAGLALCALSFSYVVFVTNTIMPMFSADNSRLYIANYFRKFVKTENPSTLELLWAILTQPQIIVEVFFKDASRRILYLLGHWLPLAFVPVITPSAWLMTVFPLMVLLLQVFNQAATSINTRYTFAVIPGLFYGTILWWSQHQDKFQPRFHRFWIGCIGLSLLLTYTSNPGRALYFISPYSFQPWVYQSLPAQLGHAANVKKVFSLIPQDASVSTSGYIVSHLSGRRNLIRLEVMQMKDEAGKVVAVDYALLDLWQLQQNNLKAPIDRGRVRGGVRFTDEALRIGAYGIAEVLDGVVLVQKGITSKPEVLAAWSKLRQEIAPLMK; encoded by the coding sequence ATGAAATTTAAACCTCTGGACTCCTGGAACAGTCAAACAGGATTGCGTCAAGTTACAATTCTAGCAACCATATTTTTTATCGTAGTTTTAATTTTTAGCATAATCCGCTATGAAAGCTTGCTATCAACCTACGACCACGGCTTATTTAACCAAGTATTCTGGAATAGCGTACACGGCAATTTTTTTCAAAGTTCAATGTCCTCTGCCGCCTCCAGTGCATCGCTGATGGACAGACAACTGTCATACCCATCTTACATCCATTTAGGGCAACACTTCGTCATAGATTTTTTGATATGGATGCCCATTTATGCCTTATTTCCATCTCCTATTACCTTGATTGTTTTGCAAGTAGCTTTAATTGCAGCCGCGGGAATAGTCCTGTACTTTTTAGCAAGACATTATCTATCTGTGCCGGTGTCAGTAATGATAGTAGCCAGCTATTACGGAGCCAACGGTGTTATAGGCCCGACGCTAGGAAATTTTTACGAACACTGCCAAATTCCTCTATTTATATTTAGTTTGCTTTTAGCATTAGAGAAGCAGCGGTGGTCGCTTTTTTGGCTGTTCGCGCTGTTAACATTAGGCACTCGCGAAGACGCTGGAATTAGTTTATTTGGCATCGGAGCGTATTTAATTGTCAGCCGCCGCTATCCCCGGGCGGGCTTGGCTTTGTGCGCTCTCAGCTTTAGCTACGTGGTGTTTGTAACTAATACCATCATGCCGATGTTTTCGGCTGACAATTCCCGGCTGTACATCGCTAACTATTTTAGAAAATTCGTCAAGACAGAGAATCCGTCAACTCTAGAATTGCTGTGGGCAATTCTCACCCAACCTCAGATAATTGTTGAAGTGTTTTTTAAAGATGCGAGCAGGCGCATTTTATATCTTTTAGGTCACTGGTTGCCGCTAGCTTTTGTACCTGTTATCACTCCTAGTGCCTGGTTAATGACTGTTTTTCCTTTAATGGTTCTGCTGCTGCAAGTTTTTAATCAAGCTGCTACTTCTATCAACACTCGCTACACCTTTGCTGTAATTCCTGGCTTGTTTTACGGTACAATCCTGTGGTGGTCGCAGCATCAAGATAAATTTCAACCTCGCTTCCATCGTTTCTGGATTGGGTGTATTGGTTTGTCACTCCTACTTACATACACTTCTAATCCGGGTCGAGCTTTGTATTTTATTTCTCCTTACTCGTTCCAACCTTGGGTTTATCAATCTTTGCCCGCTCAACTCGGACACGCAGCTAATGTCAAAAAAGTCTTTAGTTTGATTCCTCAAGATGCTAGCGTTTCGACTAGCGGTTATATAGTTTCCCACCTTTCGGGTCGCCGGAATCTCATCCGTTTAGAAGTGATGCAGATGAAAGATGAAGCGGGAAAAGTGGTGGCGGTAGATTATGCGCTGTTAGATTTGTGGCAGTTGCAGCAAAATAATTTAAAAGCTCCGATTGACCGAGGTAGAGTTAGGGGGGGAGTCCGTTTTACAGACGAAGCTCTGCGGATTGGTGCTTACGGAATTGCTGAAGTATTGGACGGGGTGGTTTTAGTTCA
- a CDS encoding polysaccharide deacetylase family protein yields MNKSILLSFDIEEFDIPEEYGQPLEDEIKFEISSGGLSNVMVLLDRLEITATFFVTANFALHHRDTIRELSKHHEIASHGFYHSQFCVEDLQKSKEILEQITNTQVTGFRMARLQPVDDIEIEKAGYEYNSSMNPTYIPGRYNNLSKPRTAYYTNKLLNLPISVTPLIRFPLFWLSFKNFPLSMIQLAAEITLETDSYLNIYFHPWEFTDISQFKLPGYVKKDSGSKMVDKLEKYLTKLKTQGKFITISEFQHNFSQP; encoded by the coding sequence ATGAATAAATCAATCTTGTTGAGCTTTGACATAGAAGAATTTGACATTCCAGAAGAATACGGTCAACCCCTGGAAGACGAAATTAAATTTGAAATTTCTAGCGGAGGATTGTCAAATGTTATGGTACTTCTCGATAGATTAGAGATTACAGCTACATTTTTTGTCACAGCCAACTTTGCACTCCACCACCGAGATACCATCAGAGAACTTTCAAAACACCACGAAATCGCCTCCCACGGCTTTTACCACTCTCAATTTTGCGTTGAAGATTTACAAAAATCTAAGGAAATCTTAGAACAGATAACCAATACTCAAGTCACCGGATTTAGGATGGCAAGACTTCAGCCAGTTGACGATATAGAAATAGAGAAAGCAGGCTATGAATACAACTCGTCCATGAATCCCACCTACATCCCCGGCAGATACAACAACCTATCTAAACCCCGAACTGCATATTATACCAATAAATTGCTCAACCTTCCCATTTCAGTTACTCCTCTAATCCGATTTCCCTTATTTTGGTTGAGCTTTAAAAACTTCCCACTGTCAATGATACAATTAGCAGCCGAGATCACCCTGGAAACAGACTCGTATTTGAACATCTACTTTCACCCGTGGGAATTCACAGATATTTCCCAGTTTAAATTACCCGGCTACGTCAAAAAAGATTCAGGTAGCAAAATGGTTGACAAACTAGAAAAATACCTTACAAAGCTGAAAACCCAAGGAAAATTTATTACTATTTCCGAATTCCAGCACAACTTCAGTCAACCTTAG
- a CDS encoding glycosyltransferase — MMKIAVILPVYNEANCIEQTFDRILEFSQKSHAYNFIIVNDGSTDNTLEIIQNKLKAFPTHHIKLISYSNRQGKGYAVKKGCEDVDADCICFMDGDLAYSLEHLDPLVEKLEKFDVVIGCRNLDRENFRNLTLLRKIAGKIFNFISRIILNLKYRDMQAGLKGFKKIPAQEIFKRQTLAGFSFDAELLFLAQKKGYTIGEIPAKISQQHLYKLSQVNILQDSLQMLSCLFKIRSNDRAGYYE; from the coding sequence ATGATGAAAATCGCAGTAATTCTGCCTGTTTACAACGAAGCAAATTGCATAGAGCAAACCTTTGACAGAATTTTAGAATTTTCTCAAAAAAGTCATGCTTACAATTTTATCATTGTTAATGACGGCTCAACGGACAATACCCTAGAAATTATACAAAATAAACTTAAAGCTTTCCCCACACATCATATCAAACTAATTTCTTACAGCAACCGTCAAGGAAAAGGATATGCCGTAAAAAAAGGATGCGAAGATGTAGACGCCGACTGCATTTGCTTCATGGATGGCGACTTAGCATACTCCCTCGAACACCTCGATCCCTTAGTAGAAAAATTAGAAAAATTTGATGTCGTGATTGGTTGCAGAAATCTCGACAGAGAAAACTTCCGAAATCTTACCTTACTCAGAAAAATAGCAGGCAAAATATTTAACTTTATTTCCCGAATCATCCTCAATCTAAAATATAGAGATATGCAAGCCGGACTCAAAGGCTTTAAAAAAATACCAGCCCAAGAAATATTTAAAAGACAAACACTTGCCGGGTTTTCATTTGATGCAGAATTGCTATTTTTAGCCCAAAAAAAAGGATATACAATTGGTGAAATTCCCGCCAAGATTTCCCAACAACACCTTTACAAACTTTCTCAAGTCAATATACTGCAAGATTCCCTACAAATGCTGAGCTGCTTGTTTAAAATTCGCTCCAACGACCGCGCAGGCTATTATGAATAA
- a CDS encoding polysaccharide deacetylase family protein, with amino-acid sequence MNKWPEYFKPDMTPQKKRIIKFLLAFLLTFITYQVILEIITVEIPIFGFHDIVDLRNPQEIPPQRRDFPGDYSQQNLEPFLEDLVSHNYWFLSTQELYEYFIANPKKPVPSEYRDRKKVMIAFDDGNKSIYTHLLPILERLEKKYGKKTKVVVFVNSGFLGRQDSLIKKVTCQDLRDGMQKGYYDIQSHGLNHENLTKISPTALDRELSQDQIRLRKCTQDLDPNQIVASHIAYPFGAVNKQVDKYVANYYKSGYLYDSLKLKLRSFPPDKYRISRLTVNKKHSAKRLSSLASGSWLRKLIGK; translated from the coding sequence ATGAACAAATGGCCGGAGTATTTCAAACCTGATATGACGCCCCAAAAAAAACGGATTATTAAATTTTTATTAGCATTCCTCCTAACTTTCATCACGTATCAAGTAATCTTAGAAATCATCACAGTAGAAATTCCGATTTTCGGCTTTCACGATATAGTTGACCTTCGGAATCCCCAGGAAATACCCCCGCAGCGCCGAGACTTTCCCGGCGACTACAGTCAGCAAAATTTGGAACCTTTTTTAGAGGACTTAGTTAGCCATAACTATTGGTTTTTGTCAACCCAAGAGCTTTACGAGTATTTCATCGCCAATCCCAAAAAGCCGGTGCCGAGTGAATATCGCGATCGCAAAAAAGTTATGATTGCCTTTGACGATGGCAACAAAAGCATTTATACGCACTTACTGCCGATTTTAGAAAGACTCGAAAAAAAATACGGCAAAAAAACTAAAGTAGTTGTATTCGTCAACTCCGGCTTTTTAGGGCGTCAAGATTCACTCATAAAAAAAGTAACTTGTCAAGACTTAAGAGACGGAATGCAAAAAGGATATTATGATATTCAATCCCACGGACTGAATCACGAAAACCTCACAAAAATCTCTCCGACAGCATTAGACAGAGAACTATCTCAAGACCAAATTAGACTGAGGAAATGCACCCAAGATTTAGACCCAAATCAAATAGTCGCCTCACACATAGCCTACCCGTTTGGCGCTGTCAACAAACAAGTTGACAAATATGTTGCGAACTACTACAAATCCGGATACTTATACGACAGTCTCAAATTAAAACTGCGGTCTTTTCCACCCGACAAATACCGAATTTCCAGGTTAACAGTCAACAAAAAACACTCCGCAAAAAGACTCAGCAGCCTCGCTTCAGGAAGCTGGCTACGCAAATTGATAGGCAAATAA
- a CDS encoding DUF5009 domain-containing protein, whose product MSALEYTTSESQDTVKNEKLLAIPAVSQRAEALDALRGLTVLAMVLSGTIARKTLPAWMYHAQLPPPDHVFNNKLPGLTWVDLVFPFFLFAMGAAIPLALSRRIAKGWDTKKVIFSIFQRGFFLASFAIFLQHIRPTTINPDEPSPQKWWLALCGFVILFLMYVRWPQKWSAWLRKGLTLAAWSAGIGFISHIKYPDGRGISFNRSDIILMVLANVAVFGSIIWLFTRSNVWLRVGFLGLLLAARLSSHDDGWIKLVWLYSPAPWLFQFDYLKYLFVVIPGTIVGDLLGRWIEYSAPEEASYARWKSWRYFSIMVLMFAVNLVLLIGLQARLLWQTGLVTVVLCLCGLVLLSKPGNVTENVFNRLYKWGFYWLVLGLLFEPYEGGIKKDSATMSYFFVTTGMAILLLIGLMIIIDVFQKKWFLQLFIDNGVNPMIGYAGFANIIWPILVLNQWEPVIIEMTSTDPFMGFLRGFGYTGILALIVVAFTRLKLFLRT is encoded by the coding sequence GTGAGTGCATTGGAATACACAACATCAGAGTCACAAGATACCGTAAAAAACGAAAAGCTTTTGGCAATTCCTGCGGTTTCGCAACGCGCCGAGGCGCTGGATGCGCTGCGCGGACTAACAGTTTTAGCAATGGTTTTATCAGGTACAATAGCCCGCAAAACCTTACCAGCGTGGATGTATCACGCTCAATTACCACCACCAGACCACGTTTTTAATAACAAATTACCAGGATTAACCTGGGTAGATTTAGTTTTCCCCTTCTTTCTATTTGCAATGGGCGCCGCCATACCCCTAGCTTTGTCGCGCCGTATCGCCAAAGGATGGGATACAAAAAAAGTTATTTTCTCTATTTTCCAAAGAGGCTTTTTCTTAGCATCATTTGCGATATTTCTTCAACACATTCGCCCAACTACAATTAACCCCGACGAACCCAGCCCCCAAAAGTGGTGGCTGGCTTTGTGCGGATTTGTCATATTATTTTTGATGTATGTTCGCTGGCCCCAAAAGTGGTCGGCGTGGCTGCGTAAAGGGTTAACCCTTGCTGCTTGGAGTGCCGGGATTGGCTTCATATCTCACATCAAGTATCCCGACGGTAGGGGAATTTCTTTTAACCGCAGCGATATTATCTTGATGGTACTGGCAAATGTGGCCGTTTTCGGCTCGATAATTTGGCTATTTACTCGTTCAAATGTGTGGTTGCGAGTAGGATTTTTGGGCTTGCTGTTGGCGGCGCGGCTGTCTTCTCACGATGACGGTTGGATTAAGCTGGTTTGGCTGTACTCTCCTGCACCTTGGCTGTTTCAATTTGATTATTTAAAGTATTTGTTTGTGGTGATTCCAGGTACAATTGTTGGGGATTTACTGGGTAGGTGGATAGAGTATTCTGCGCCGGAAGAAGCGAGTTATGCTCGCTGGAAGAGTTGGCGCTATTTCAGCATTATGGTTTTGATGTTTGCTGTCAATTTAGTCTTGTTAATTGGACTGCAAGCTAGATTGCTGTGGCAAACTGGATTAGTGACCGTGGTGCTGTGTTTGTGCGGTTTGGTTTTGTTGAGCAAGCCTGGGAATGTCACGGAAAATGTTTTTAATCGCCTTTACAAATGGGGTTTTTATTGGCTGGTTTTGGGTTTGCTGTTCGAGCCTTATGAAGGTGGAATTAAGAAAGATTCAGCGACGATGAGTTACTTTTTCGTAACTACTGGAATGGCGATTTTGCTGTTGATTGGGTTAATGATAATTATCGATGTGTTTCAGAAAAAATGGTTTTTGCAGTTGTTTATTGATAACGGGGTGAACCCGATGATTGGCTATGCGGGATTTGCCAATATCATCTGGCCGATTCTAGTGTTAAATCAATGGGAACCCGTGATTATTGAAATGACTTCAACAGACCCCTTCATGGGGTTTTTGAGGGGTTTTGGATATACGGGAATTTTAGCTTTAATTGTGGTGGCGTTTACGAGGTTAAAACTATTTTTGAGGACGTGA
- a CDS encoding DUF5678 domain-containing protein gives MNRTPAKSEIREMLKWLNRNRQHLQQYAHQYIAYNANGKIAHSENLREVLDLAEASGEIFSIYLVPGFTASIVILPIYFRTVSTHEWSPTYQVNLKHKDLAINTTMVVDSGADFSIISLKAGQDLGYALADGEHISIG, from the coding sequence ATGAACAGAACTCCGGCTAAGAGCGAAATCCGGGAAATGCTGAAATGGCTAAACCGGAACCGCCAGCACTTGCAACAGTACGCCCATCAATATATTGCTTACAATGCTAACGGTAAAATCGCGCATAGTGAAAACTTGCGCGAAGTTTTAGATTTAGCAGAAGCATCAGGAGAGATTTTTTCGATTTACTTGGTTCCTGGTTTTACAGCCTCTATTGTGATTTTACCGATTTATTTCCGCACTGTTAGCACCCATGAGTGGTCGCCTACATATCAAGTAAATCTCAAGCATAAAGATTTAGCAATCAATACTACTATGGTCGTAGATTCAGGTGCAGATTTTAGTATAATTTCATTGAAAGCGGGTCAAGATTTGGGATATGCCTTAGCCGATGGAGAACACATATCAATAGGTTAA